In the genome of Sander lucioperca isolate FBNREF2018 chromosome 18, SLUC_FBN_1.2, whole genome shotgun sequence, the window gtatctgtgtgtgtgtgtctgtgtgtgtatgtgtgtgtgtgtatgtgtgtgtgtgtgtgtgtgtgtgtatctgtgtgtgtgtgtgtatctgtgtgtgtgtgtgtctgtgtgtgtatgtgtgtgtgtgtatctatgcgtgtgtgtgtgtgttctgtgtgtgtctgtgtgtgtgtgtgtgtgtgtgtgtatctgtgtgtgttctctgtgtgtctgtgtgtgtgtatctgtgtgtgtgtgtgtgtgtgtgtgtgtgtgtgtatctgtgtgtgttctctgtgtgtctgtgtgtgtgtatctgtgtgtgtgtgtgtgtgtgtgtgtatctgtgtgtgtgtgtgtgtgtgtgtgtctatgtgtgtgtgtgtgtgtgtgtgtatctgtgtgtgtgtgtgtgtgtgtgtgtgtgtgtgtctgtgtgtgtgtgtgtgtgtgtatctttgtgtgtgtgtgtgtgtgtatctgtgtgtgtgtgtgtgtgtgtgttctctgtgtgtgtatctgtgtgtgtgtgtgtgtatctgtgtgtgtgtatctgtgtgtgtgtgtgtgtgtgtgtgtgtgtgtgtgtgtgtgtgtgtctgtgtgtgtgtgtgtgtgtgtgtgtgtggtgtgtgtgtgtgtgtgtgtgtgtgtgtgtgtatctgtgtgtgtgtgtttgtatctgtgtgtgtgtgtgtgtgtgtgtgtatctgtgtgtgtgtgtttgtatctgtgtgtgtgtgtgtgtgtgtgtgtatctgtgtgtgtgtgtttgtatctgtgtgtgtgtgtgtgtgtgtgtgtgtgtgtatctgtgtgtgtgtgtttgtatctgtgtgtgtgtgtgtgtgtgtgtgtgtgtgtgtgtgtgtgtgtcccgccGTTAGTTTAAACTCCTCCAACATGGCGGACACGAGCCGCTCCACAGCAGAGAGCAGCATGTTATGATTtcatctcaacagaaatcaaCTTTAAAAGATTAAACTCTGAAAACTATAAGCTCCGGAGAGCCTCCATCTGTTGTTGTCACCGAGCCGCCATTACTGAGAGCTTTACGGCAGTTTTCACGACAGCAGGAGGGAAGCGTAGTGCGCATGTctgctgccccctgctggccGGAGGCTGCaactacaacaacaaaacaccgAGAATATTAATAATATCTAGAAACAAACGAAttaatgaagaggaaaacattaaataatataataactcTTAAATAAGATGAATTAGTTCATTTGTAACtaatattattttttcatttaattaaatttaactttaattagttatttaaaaataatatttctttgtcttttaaattcttttaaattgaatttgtcTGCCAAATATGACTCTTTATGTACTTGTAATGTTCCTAAAGtaataacaaaaatacatgaaattaaaacaatttttttaaagacaaaaaaaaagacagaacagaaagatagtataaaataaatgacaaacaaCTCCCCAACATACTAACATTGTATATTATAGTCAGACGGCAGAGTTCATGTTTATAATCTTTATTTCATCTATAAAAATCTCTTCATACAAAATATTTAtctcttaaataaaaatcatctgaaaatgtaataaaagaataaaatgaCTTGattctaaaatacatttaaaattattcattattattatgtttactTTTCACTAAATCTCCAAATTTTATGTAAAATcctgatttatttattaaagaaatggacacacacacagatacacacactctctctcacacacacacacacacacacacacacacacacacacacacacacacacagatacacacactcacacacacagacacacacacacacacacacagatatacacactcacacacacacacacacacacacacacacacacacacacacacacacacacacagatacacacactcacacacacacagacacacacacacacacacacactcacacacacagacacacacacacacacacacacacacacacacacagacacacacacacacacacacacacacacacagatacacacacacacacacagacacacacacacacacacacacacacacacagatacacacactcacacacacagacacacactcacacacacacacacacacacacacacacacacacacatatacacacacacacacacacacacacacacacacacacacacagacagatacacacacacacacgtatattaagacaataattaaataaaatgctatGTTATTAAAAGTGTAAGACTGTAACTAAACTAAACTCTGTAACTTTACGGATTAACTTAAACTCtgatctctctcttctcttctgagTTATAATCTTAAAGGCTGATAGaatgattattgattattatttagGGTATCTCTCTGTTCCtgaaggtctcctaatagggaacattggttgggctgttctatggcccttaactaccctgtgaatatggctctatttggaacaagagcttttcttcctaatatggtctgctcatgaatatttagatgagctgcgagctgattggttgaggaaccccatagaaacacactggagacgagacagcaggtctcatatttcagacactgcaaagttaaaCATCGTTAGTCTGCtatttgttattaaattcacttctgagacttttttaagcgacaAATCagctatataaagctcaaatatgggccgttttaccaAAATTGATTTTTGGTATTGGTAATTTAGTTTTGGTAATTGCAAATTTAGTAAGACGTGTcagactttaggagctccacagtctgacgagaaagcggcaacctccatacccagtgatagtcaccgtttccctggttactggacgaccggggctcggggcttcgcggagctccggagctgcaagctaggctatgtgtcccatttaatctgggaaaagatcgttgctacattttcggcataacttttgtatatttacagtttgaatttcgtcacgccacttatagaacatctaccccaaggtcttataaagctaactatggtgtctgatttgaatttaatgcatttttgtgaacgttaagggtttcgttagctgctattGTCCCTTCAGTCCTATGAATCgtggctagctgcaggccctggagctccatcagggcctcggcattttgtagtccagtaacccagaaccggtgactttgtgcaggtatggagcgccgcgggctagctcacagcgagtctatgaagtaggacacgccgggcggcgaggcagcaccggccgctgtcacgtagcctgctgagctcctgctgaactgccacacacagttggacaaaatttgcaattagccatcaattttggtaaaacggcccatatttgacctctacatagttgatttctcgcataaaaaagtctcagaagtgaatttagtaattaaatagcggacctctggagatctgcatgacctagctagattcagaagactagctgacctcaggtcagtggtgtagtctatgctAATGTTGGGgtgtgacaaagactaggagttgagatgctgacgtcagcttccagctttgttgagattcgcctgttttcagcggcagttccAAAATGTGAGATTAGCAGAGGATAGAAGATTAGCAGAGTAAAGGGGTATCAGTGGGATGTTGAGCTCCTATTTACCCTCTGAACCGTCGTTATTCCACTATGACGAGGTAACATCGGCTTTGCATTCTATCAGCCCTTTAATGTTTGTtgtcacacagatacacacacacacacacacacacacacacacacacacactctcacacatacacacacacagatacacacacacacacacacacacacacacacacacacacacacacactcacactcacacacacacacacacacagatatacacacataccacacacacactcacacacacacacacacacacacacactctcacacatacacacacacacacacacacacaaacagatacacacacataccacagacacacactcacactcacacacacacacactctcacacatacactcacactcacacacacactctcacacacacacacacacacacaccactctcacacacacacacacacacacacacaccacacactcacacacacacacacaccacacacacacacacacacacacacacacacacacacacacacagatatacacacataccacacacacactcacacacacacacacacacacagatatacacacacataccacagacacactcacactcacacaccacacacacacacacacacacacacacacaccacacacactcacacacacacacacacacacacacacacacagacatagacacacagactcatacacacacacacacacacactcacacacacacacacacacacacacactcacacacacacacacacacacacacacacacacacacacatacacacacacacacacacacacacacacacacacacacacaaacacacacacaataaaatgcTATGTTATTAAAATTAGAGACTGTAACTAAACTAAACTCTGTAACTTACGGACGAACTTAAACTCTGATCTCTTCTCTtctgtttattattttaatgtttgtagGTCTTTATTTTGGAAAGACAGGAAGTCCCTcctacttcttcttcttctcctctgctcCTCGCTGCTTCCTGTACAGCTCGTAGGCGTCCATGATCTCGGTGACGACGGACGGGTCATCCAGAGTCGACACGTCGCCGAGGTCGCCGGTGGTTTCCGTGGCAACCTTCCTGAGGATCCGCCTCATGATCTTCCCGGAGCGAGTCTTCGGCAGACGTTTCACCACCTGAGGGACACAAAGGATGACTCCTGATTGGCTGTTACCTCACTGAGTCATACTGATGTAAACACAGACTCCTGATTGGCTGTTACCTCACTGAGTCATACTGACGTAATTCTCTATAGACGGCGGGAACTCACCAGGAAGTGGTCGGGGACGGCGTATTTGGCGACTTTGGTGGCGATGAGTTCTCTGAGCTGCTGCAGGACGACGGGGGGGTCATCAGAAAACTCCTCCTTCAGAACCACGAAGGCAAACggtactaaacacacacacacacacacacacacacacacacacacacacacacacacacagacacacacacacacacacagacagacacacagacacacacacacacacacacagacacacagacacacacacacacacacacacacacacacacacacacacagacacacacacacacacacacacaccacacacacaccacacacacacacccacacacagacagacacacacacacacacacacacacacacacagacacacacacaccacacacacacacacacaccacacacacacacacagacacacacacacacacacacacacagacagacacacacacacacacacacacacccacacacacagacacacacacacacagaccacagacacacagacacacacacagacacacacacacacacacacacacacagacacacacacacacacacacacacacacacacacacagacagacacacacacacacacacacacacacacacacacagacacacacacacacagacacatacacacagacacacacacagacacacacaca includes:
- the LOC116042537 gene encoding acetyl-coenzyme A synthetase 2-like, mitochondrial, whose product is MNITAVPESAVIGIPHDIKGEVPFAFVVLKEEFSDDPPVVLQQLRELIATKVAKYAVPDHFLVVKRLPKTRSGKIMRRILRKVATETTGDLGDVSTLDDPSVVTEIMDAYELYRKQRGAEEKKKK